One region of Deltaproteobacteria bacterium genomic DNA includes:
- the recN gene encoding DNA repair protein RecN — MLTELNIKNFAIIDQLRLEFGPGFNVLTGETGAGKSILVDALNLLLGSRASPEMIRTGQEDASVEAFFELEEAENIKILRSLQLDQAEGLLIKRLIHRSGKSRAFLNGNSITLHMLEELGEELINIYGQHEHQHFLHPQSPIDILDRSGGLLPWRQEYQEVYAHWMKATSDLEELISKEKQRSERLEFLTFQSKEIARANLKPPKPGEANEEEELVAERARLIHAEKLYSIAHQGTEVIYGESGSVVERLKSILQRLREGAKMDPYLNSLASLIESILFQAEDVASSLRAYREKIHFDPRRLETIESRLDEITKLKKKYGPSLAEVLAYKERIDRERKSLESLGEKNSELQKSTAAFYARALSQAQELSSKRKKVAQELGSKVEAELSTLGMKKVRFQIAVEEGLSEKGEQGQNISPRLDQNGMDRVQFLISPNPGEDLKALAKIASGGELSRIMLALKRIFAEETWIKTLVFDEVDAGIGGGIAEVVGRKLKEISREHQVFCITHLAPIASFADTHFKVSKRIQGGRTVVEVNHLQGENREQEIARMLGGVKITEKTLDHAREMLKNALKG; from the coding sequence ATGCTGACCGAGCTGAACATAAAGAATTTCGCTATTATCGACCAGCTACGCTTAGAATTTGGACCGGGGTTCAACGTTCTCACCGGTGAAACCGGTGCCGGGAAATCCATCTTGGTAGACGCCCTCAACCTCCTCCTGGGGAGTCGCGCTTCTCCGGAAATGATTCGAACGGGTCAAGAAGATGCTTCTGTAGAAGCTTTCTTTGAGTTGGAAGAAGCGGAAAACATAAAAATCTTGAGGAGCTTACAACTGGACCAAGCCGAGGGGCTGTTGATCAAGCGCCTCATCCACCGTTCCGGAAAATCTCGGGCCTTTCTCAATGGAAACTCCATTACCCTTCATATGCTCGAAGAGCTGGGCGAAGAACTCATCAATATTTACGGCCAACACGAACATCAACACTTTCTCCATCCCCAAAGCCCCATTGACATTCTGGACCGTTCCGGTGGACTCCTTCCCTGGCGCCAGGAATATCAAGAAGTCTATGCCCATTGGATGAAGGCTACCTCCGACCTTGAAGAGTTGATCTCCAAGGAAAAGCAACGATCCGAGCGCCTGGAATTTCTGACCTTTCAATCAAAGGAAATCGCCAGGGCTAACCTGAAACCCCCCAAACCCGGTGAAGCGAACGAAGAGGAAGAGCTGGTTGCCGAACGCGCCCGCCTGATTCATGCCGAAAAGCTTTACTCCATTGCCCATCAAGGTACCGAAGTTATTTACGGGGAAAGCGGATCGGTGGTCGAGCGCCTGAAGTCCATCCTGCAGCGTCTGCGGGAGGGGGCGAAAATGGATCCCTACCTCAACTCTTTGGCATCTTTAATCGAATCGATCCTTTTCCAAGCGGAAGACGTGGCTTCCTCCCTTCGTGCCTACCGAGAAAAAATCCATTTTGACCCCCGGCGCTTGGAAACCATCGAATCTCGCCTGGATGAGATCACGAAACTTAAAAAAAAATACGGTCCTTCGTTGGCAGAAGTCCTGGCCTACAAGGAAAGGATCGACCGGGAAAGAAAAAGCCTGGAAAGCCTGGGGGAAAAAAATTCTGAGCTCCAAAAAAGCACGGCCGCCTTTTATGCCCGGGCTTTGTCTCAGGCCCAAGAACTCTCTTCGAAGAGGAAAAAGGTTGCGCAGGAGCTCGGCTCCAAAGTGGAGGCAGAACTCTCCACCCTGGGCATGAAAAAAGTTCGCTTTCAAATCGCGGTGGAAGAAGGCTTATCAGAAAAGGGGGAGCAAGGCCAAAATATCTCTCCGCGATTGGATCAAAATGGAATGGACCGGGTACAATTTCTCATCTCCCCCAACCCCGGAGAAGACCTGAAAGCTCTGGCCAAGATCGCTTCCGGGGGGGAGCTCTCCCGGATTATGTTAGCCCTGAAACGGATCTTCGCCGAGGAAACCTGGATTAAAACTCTGGTCTTCGACGAGGTGGACGCGGGCATTGGAGGGGGAATTGCCGAGGTCGTGGGTCGCAAGCTTAAAGAAATTTCCCGGGAACATCAGGTTTTTTGTATAACCCACTTGGCCCCCATAGCCTCCTTTGCCGATACCCATTTCAAGGTGTCCAAGAGAATCCAGGGAGGAAGGACCGTAGTGGAAGTAAATCACCTACAAGGGGAAAACCGGGAACAGGAAATCGCCCGTATGCTGGGCGGGGTTAAAATTACGGAAAAAACCCTTGACCACGCCCGGGAAATGCTGAAAAATGCTCTAAAGGGGTAA
- a CDS encoding N-acetyltransferase: MTIRKAKISDVRQIQKLIELSAKKGEMLSRSLSELYDNLRDYYIYQEEGQGQILGTCAMHICWEDLAEIRSLVVREEYNRRGIGTKLIEACLSEAISLGLYRIFALTYKPDFFRKFGFKVVDKSALPHKIWADCIKCVKFPECDEIAVLLEV, translated from the coding sequence ATGACTATCCGCAAAGCTAAAATCTCCGATGTTCGGCAAATCCAGAAGCTGATCGAGCTTTCAGCCAAAAAAGGGGAGATGCTTTCCCGTTCTCTCAGTGAGCTCTACGACAACCTGCGGGATTATTACATATACCAGGAGGAGGGCCAGGGGCAAATCCTCGGGACCTGTGCCATGCACATCTGTTGGGAAGATCTGGCTGAAATTCGCTCCCTGGTCGTCCGGGAAGAATATAATCGGCGGGGCATCGGGACCAAGCTTATTGAGGCCTGCCTCTCTGAGGCTATCAGCCTCGGGCTTTACCGCATCTTTGCTCTAACGTATAAACCAGATTTTTTCCGAAAGTTTGGGTTTAAAGTCGTGGATAAGAGCGCCCTGCCCCATAAGATTTGGGCCGACTGTATCAAATGCGTGAAGTTTCCCGAATGCGACGAAATAGCGGTCCTCCTGGAGGTTTAA